One Coffea arabica cultivar ET-39 chromosome 5e, Coffea Arabica ET-39 HiFi, whole genome shotgun sequence DNA segment encodes these proteins:
- the LOC113687524 gene encoding putative late blight resistance protein homolog R1A-3, with product MESLDSGRRRLQESVSKDYNKKEVLISVLSAFIKDIRDHNMSVKDLVAKVRETLKYEYLIVMDDVGDTKAWEDLKDAFPDYSKGSRVLIITPQVSVAQRAATKTDPYPLRFMKQEEAEELLRTKIFNENECPQKL from the exons ATGGAAAGCTTGGACTCGGGAAGACGCCGCTTGCAAGAAAG TGTTTCGAAGGATTACAACAAGAAAGAAGTGCTTATTAGTGTACTGAGTGCCTTCATCAAGGACATTAGGGATCATAACATGTCTGTGAAGGATTTAGTTGCCAAGGTCCGAGAGACACTGAAGTACGAGTATTTGATTGTCATGGACGATGTTGGGGACACAAAAGCATGGGAAGATCTCAAGGATGCTTTTCCAGATTATAGCAAGGGCAGTAGGGTGTTGATAATTACTCCACAAGTGTCTGTGGCCCAGCGTGCTGCAACAAAGACTGATCCCTATCCATTGCGATTTATGAAGCAAGAAGAAGCTGAAGAATTACTGAGGACGAAGATTTTCAATGAAAATGAATGTCCACAGAAGCTGTGA
- the LOC113743544 gene encoding G-type lectin S-receptor-like serine/threonine-protein kinase At4g03230 isoform X1 — MQPAGISLSFLLLVVLETSNFQSCVARDTITFYSLLPDDGTTIISAGKRFELGFFNPEDNINTGRYIGIWYYNLSPRTVVWIANRDEPLLYVPGYFAIVEDGNLKLLDEKGSSYFQTNLESSSPVNRTLKLLDSGNLALIDGTSGNILWQSFAEPTDTFLPGMKMDGGLKLVSWNNSGNPATGNFTFQQDQENGLPKIMKGKIAPHWKSDQSGSVELPYSVAFFLSNFSRSVNQATYKSSSAYPSTNPGSANTSLNYSDELESYANTRLLMNSSGEIQFYRREQDGWSLTWKEPHDACSVYNPCGDYGSCNLKSGGLNCDCLPGFKPVFPDFWNTGDFSGGCERKLAICNKTSKPDTFLNLKLMKVGKPDIPSAADSEDTCRQENCLSNCECQAYYYAGFDIRSRTHNAGSSCLIWTSVLTNLQEEYVDGGHNLSIRIPVSAIETTSSDCQTCGKNIVPYPLATGPNCGDPSYRSFTCDESTGQLFFSTSDNRYEVINVNKDDRRFVIQVNSLRAENCAARTSVGRVLQLNQSLPFSVTNWCFNESLTFSDRPSVQHEQGIQISWNPPLEPICSSPNACQDWPDSSCAATAIPDQKRCLCNSNYKWDNLALKCISEILANTNQSEGTWSKRENPSTSVNRVTVIIVTTVIAVVLLAGTLTCSFYRRIIAKRKVTEKSIPGNPMPYLDDSERQAAELVDEDDKIVDVPYFSLESILAATNNFSDTNKLGRGGFGPVYKGIFPGEKEIAVKRLSSHSGQGMEEFRNEVMLIAKLQHRNLVRLLGYCIKGPEKILLYEYMPNKSLDTFIFDEGRCIVLDWNMRFNIILGIARGLLYLHQDSRLRIIHRDLKTSNILLDEEMNPKISDFGLARIVQGKETEANTIKVVGTYGYMSPEYAIEGLFSVKSDVFSFGVIILEIVSGKRNTSGFYRSEEALSLLGYAWRLWQERKALDLVDKKLLESCNGTEVMKSINIGLLCVQDDPSDRPTMSNVLIMLSSETTTLPSPNQPAFVGRRRTSSTSASLSSKAETISINEMTISAEDGR, encoded by the exons ATGCAACCAGCCGGCATCTCTCTGAGTTTCTTGTTACTTGTAGTACTGGAGACTAGTAACTTCCAATCATGTGTGGCAAGAGACACCATCACTTTTTACAGTTTATTGCCAGATGATGGCACAACTATTATATCCGCTGGGAAAAGATTTGAACTGGGCTTCTTCAATCCTGAAGATAACATTAATACTGGAAGATACATAGGCATATGGTATTACAACTTGAGTCCAAGAACAGTTGTATGGATTGCCAACAGAGATGAACCGTTACTATATGTACCTGGATACTTTGCCATAGTTGAAGATGGCAATCTTAAGCTGTTGGATGAGAAAGGAAGTTCATACTTCCAGACTAATCTTGAAAGCTCTAGCCCTGTTAACAGGACCCTGAAGCTTCTGGATTCGGGGAACTTGGCACTGATTGATGGGACATCAGGAAACATTCTATGGCAAAGCTTTGCTGAACCAACTGATACTTTTCTTCCTGGCATGAAGATGGATGGAGGTTTGAAGTTGGTTTCCTGGAATAATAGTGGCAATCCTGCAACTGGGAACTTCACATTTCAGCAAGATCAAGAAAATGGGCTGCCCAAGATCATGAAGGGAAAAATAGCCCCGCACTGGAAAAGTGATCAATCAGGTTCCGTTGAACTGCCTTACTCTGTGGCCTTCTTCTTATCGAATTTTAGCCGTAGTGTTAATCAGGCTACTTATAAATCTTCCAGTGCATATCCTTCAACAAATCCTGGTTCAGCAAATACTAGCTTAAACTATTCGGATGAACTAGAATCTTATGCAAATACTAGGTTGTTGATGAATTCCTCTGGAGAGATACAATTTTACCGTCGGGAACAGGATGGATGGTCATTGACGTGGAAGGAGCCCCATGATGCGTGTAGTGTCTATAACCCTTGTGGTGATTATGGTAGCTGTAATCTCAAAAGTGGGGGTTTGAATTGTGATTGTCTGCCAGGATTCAAGCCCGTCTTTCCTGATTTTTGGAATACGGGAGATTTTAGTGGCGGTTGTGAAAGGAAGTTGGCTATATGCAATAAGACCTCCAAACCAGACACATTCTTGAATTTGAAGTTGATGAAAGTGGGGAAACCGGACATCCCATCTGCTGCGGACAGCGAGGATACGTGCAGACAGGAGAACTGTCTCAGCAATTGTGAATGCCAGGCATACTATTATGCTGGATTTGACATTCGAAGTCGAACTCATAATGCTGGATCAAGTTGCTTGATTTGGACTTCTGTGCTTACTAATTTACAGGAGGAGTATGTTGATGGTGGCCACAATCTCTCAATTCGCATTCCAGTTTCTGCTATAG AAACAACAAGCAGTGATTGTCAGACTTGTGGTAAAAATATAGTACCGTATCCATTAGCCACCGGGCCTAACTGTGGCGATCCTTCATACAGAAGCTTCACCTGTGATGAATCCACAGGTCAACTTTTCTTCTCTACATCGGACAATAGATATGAAGTAATTAACGTAAATAAGGATGACAGGAGATTTGTTATCCAAGTTAATAGCCTAAGAGCTGAGAATTGTGCTGCCAGGACTTCAGTAGGCAGAGTTTTGCAGCTTAATCAGTCGTTGCCATTTAGCGTTACTAACTGGTGTTTTAACGAATCACTCACCTTCAGTGATCGCCCCTCTGTTCAACATGAACAAGGAATACAGATAAGTTGGAACCCGCCATTGGAACCAATCTGCAGTTCACCAAATGCGTGTCAGGATTGGCCAGATTCAAGCTGTGCTGCAACTGCAATACCTGATCAGAAAAGGTGTCTTTGCAATTCCAACTACAAATGGGATAACCTAGCCTTAAAGTGCATTTCAG AAATTCTGGCTAATACAAACCAGTCAGAAGGGACATGGTCAAAACGTGAAAATCCATCAACATCGGTGAATCGTGTCACTGTGATTATTGTTACCACAGTGATTGCTGTAGTTTTACTTGCTGGCACCTTAACCTGTTCCTTTTACAGGAGGATCAtagcaaaaagaaaag TGACTGAAAAAAGCATTCCAGGGAATCCCATGCCTTACTTGGACGACAGTGAAAGACAAGCTGCAGAATTGGTTGATGAAGATGATAAAATTGTTGATGTACCCTATTTCAGTCTGGAAAGCATACTAGCTGCTACAAATAACTTCTCAGACACAAATAAACTTGGAAGAGGAGGATTTGGCCCAGTTTACAAG GGAATCTTCCCTGGAGAAAAAGAAATTGCAGTAAAGAGGTTGTCAAGCCACTCTGGTCAAGGCATGGAGGAATTTCGAAATGAAGTTATGTTGATTGCTAAACTACAACATCGGAACTTAGTTAGACTCTTGGGCTACTGCATCAAGGGACCTGAAAAAATTCTTCTGTATGAATACATGCCAAATAAAAGCTTAGACACCTTTATATTTG ATGAAGGACGCTGCATCGTATTGGACTGGAACATGAGATTCAACATCATTCTGGGAATAGCACGGGGACTTCTTTATCTTCACCAGGATTCAAGGTTGAGGATTATTCACAGAGATTTGAAAACAAGCAACATTCTATTAGATGAAGAGATGAATCCCAAAATTTCGGATTTTGGCTTGGCAAGAATAGTTCAAGGCAAAGAAACAGAAGCAAATACAATAAAAGTAGTTGGAACCTA TGGCTATATGTCTCCAGAGTATGCAATAGAAGGTTTATTCTCAGTGAAGTCAGATGTATTTAGCTTTGGGGTAATTATACTTGAGATTGTTAGTGGTAAGAGAAACACTTCTGGATTTTATCGGTCTGAAGAAGCCTTGAGTCTTTTAGGCTAT GCTTGGAGATTGTGGCAAGAAAGGAAAGCATTGGATTTAGTAGACAAGAAGTTACTGGAATCATGCAATGGAACTGAAGTCATGAAGAGCATAAACATTGGTCTCTTATGTGTACAAGATGATCCCAGTGATCGTCCCACCATGTCTAATGTTCTTATTATGCTCAGTAGCGAAACAACTACTCTTCCAAGTCCGAATCAACCAGCTTTTGTAGGAAGAAGACGCACTTCTAGTACATCTGCATCTTTGTCTAGTAAGGCAGAAACAATCTCCATCAACGAGATGACTATCTCTGCAGAAGACGGCCGATGA
- the LOC113743544 gene encoding G-type lectin S-receptor-like serine/threonine-protein kinase At4g03230 isoform X3 translates to MQPAGISLSFLLLVVLETSNFQSCVARDTITFYSLLPDDGTTIISAGKRFELGFFNPEDNINTGRYIGIWYYNLSPRTVVWIANRDEPLLYVPGYFAIVEDGNLKLLDEKGSSYFQTNLESSSPVNRTLKLLDSGNLALIDGTSGNILWQSFAEPTDTFLPGMKMDGGLKLVSWNNSGNPATGNFTFQQDQENGLPKIMKGKIAPHWKSDQSGSVELPYSVAFFLSNFSRSVNQATYKSSSAYPSTNPGSANTSLNYSDELESYANTRLLMNSSGEIQFYRREQDGWSLTWKEPHDACSVYNPCGDYGSCNLKSGGLNCDCLPGFKPVFPDFWNTGDFSGGCERKLAICNKTSKPDTFLNLKLMKVGKPDIPSAADSEDTCRQENCLSNCECQAYYYAGFDIRSRTHNAGSSCLIWTSVLTNLQEEYVDGGHNLSIRIPVSAIETTSSDCQTCGKNIVPYPLATGPNCGDPSYRSFTCDESTGQLFFSTSDNRYEVINVNKDDRRFVIQVNSLRAENCAARTSVGRVLQLNQSLPFSVTNWCFNESLTFSDRPSVQHEQGIQISWNPPLEPICSSPNACQDWPDSSCAATAIPDQKRCLCNSNYKWDNLALKCISEILANTNQSEGTWSKRENPSTSVNRVTVIIVTTVIAVVLLAGTLTCSFYRRIIAKRKVTEKSIPGNPMPYLDDSERQAAELVDEDDKIVDVPYFSLESILAATNNFSDTNKLGRGGFGPVYKGIFPGEKEIAVKRLSSHSGQGMEEFRNEVMLIAKLQHRNLVRLLGYCIKGPEKILLYEYMPNKSLDTFIFDEGRCIVLDWNMRFNIILGIARGLLYLHQDSRLRIIHRDLKTSNILLDEEMNPKISDFGLARIVQGKETEANTIKVVGT, encoded by the exons ATGCAACCAGCCGGCATCTCTCTGAGTTTCTTGTTACTTGTAGTACTGGAGACTAGTAACTTCCAATCATGTGTGGCAAGAGACACCATCACTTTTTACAGTTTATTGCCAGATGATGGCACAACTATTATATCCGCTGGGAAAAGATTTGAACTGGGCTTCTTCAATCCTGAAGATAACATTAATACTGGAAGATACATAGGCATATGGTATTACAACTTGAGTCCAAGAACAGTTGTATGGATTGCCAACAGAGATGAACCGTTACTATATGTACCTGGATACTTTGCCATAGTTGAAGATGGCAATCTTAAGCTGTTGGATGAGAAAGGAAGTTCATACTTCCAGACTAATCTTGAAAGCTCTAGCCCTGTTAACAGGACCCTGAAGCTTCTGGATTCGGGGAACTTGGCACTGATTGATGGGACATCAGGAAACATTCTATGGCAAAGCTTTGCTGAACCAACTGATACTTTTCTTCCTGGCATGAAGATGGATGGAGGTTTGAAGTTGGTTTCCTGGAATAATAGTGGCAATCCTGCAACTGGGAACTTCACATTTCAGCAAGATCAAGAAAATGGGCTGCCCAAGATCATGAAGGGAAAAATAGCCCCGCACTGGAAAAGTGATCAATCAGGTTCCGTTGAACTGCCTTACTCTGTGGCCTTCTTCTTATCGAATTTTAGCCGTAGTGTTAATCAGGCTACTTATAAATCTTCCAGTGCATATCCTTCAACAAATCCTGGTTCAGCAAATACTAGCTTAAACTATTCGGATGAACTAGAATCTTATGCAAATACTAGGTTGTTGATGAATTCCTCTGGAGAGATACAATTTTACCGTCGGGAACAGGATGGATGGTCATTGACGTGGAAGGAGCCCCATGATGCGTGTAGTGTCTATAACCCTTGTGGTGATTATGGTAGCTGTAATCTCAAAAGTGGGGGTTTGAATTGTGATTGTCTGCCAGGATTCAAGCCCGTCTTTCCTGATTTTTGGAATACGGGAGATTTTAGTGGCGGTTGTGAAAGGAAGTTGGCTATATGCAATAAGACCTCCAAACCAGACACATTCTTGAATTTGAAGTTGATGAAAGTGGGGAAACCGGACATCCCATCTGCTGCGGACAGCGAGGATACGTGCAGACAGGAGAACTGTCTCAGCAATTGTGAATGCCAGGCATACTATTATGCTGGATTTGACATTCGAAGTCGAACTCATAATGCTGGATCAAGTTGCTTGATTTGGACTTCTGTGCTTACTAATTTACAGGAGGAGTATGTTGATGGTGGCCACAATCTCTCAATTCGCATTCCAGTTTCTGCTATAG AAACAACAAGCAGTGATTGTCAGACTTGTGGTAAAAATATAGTACCGTATCCATTAGCCACCGGGCCTAACTGTGGCGATCCTTCATACAGAAGCTTCACCTGTGATGAATCCACAGGTCAACTTTTCTTCTCTACATCGGACAATAGATATGAAGTAATTAACGTAAATAAGGATGACAGGAGATTTGTTATCCAAGTTAATAGCCTAAGAGCTGAGAATTGTGCTGCCAGGACTTCAGTAGGCAGAGTTTTGCAGCTTAATCAGTCGTTGCCATTTAGCGTTACTAACTGGTGTTTTAACGAATCACTCACCTTCAGTGATCGCCCCTCTGTTCAACATGAACAAGGAATACAGATAAGTTGGAACCCGCCATTGGAACCAATCTGCAGTTCACCAAATGCGTGTCAGGATTGGCCAGATTCAAGCTGTGCTGCAACTGCAATACCTGATCAGAAAAGGTGTCTTTGCAATTCCAACTACAAATGGGATAACCTAGCCTTAAAGTGCATTTCAG AAATTCTGGCTAATACAAACCAGTCAGAAGGGACATGGTCAAAACGTGAAAATCCATCAACATCGGTGAATCGTGTCACTGTGATTATTGTTACCACAGTGATTGCTGTAGTTTTACTTGCTGGCACCTTAACCTGTTCCTTTTACAGGAGGATCAtagcaaaaagaaaag TGACTGAAAAAAGCATTCCAGGGAATCCCATGCCTTACTTGGACGACAGTGAAAGACAAGCTGCAGAATTGGTTGATGAAGATGATAAAATTGTTGATGTACCCTATTTCAGTCTGGAAAGCATACTAGCTGCTACAAATAACTTCTCAGACACAAATAAACTTGGAAGAGGAGGATTTGGCCCAGTTTACAAG GGAATCTTCCCTGGAGAAAAAGAAATTGCAGTAAAGAGGTTGTCAAGCCACTCTGGTCAAGGCATGGAGGAATTTCGAAATGAAGTTATGTTGATTGCTAAACTACAACATCGGAACTTAGTTAGACTCTTGGGCTACTGCATCAAGGGACCTGAAAAAATTCTTCTGTATGAATACATGCCAAATAAAAGCTTAGACACCTTTATATTTG ATGAAGGACGCTGCATCGTATTGGACTGGAACATGAGATTCAACATCATTCTGGGAATAGCACGGGGACTTCTTTATCTTCACCAGGATTCAAGGTTGAGGATTATTCACAGAGATTTGAAAACAAGCAACATTCTATTAGATGAAGAGATGAATCCCAAAATTTCGGATTTTGGCTTGGCAAGAATAGTTCAAGGCAAAGAAACAGAAGCAAATACAATAAAAGTAGTTGGAACCTA G
- the LOC113743544 gene encoding G-type lectin S-receptor-like serine/threonine-protein kinase At4g03230 isoform X2, whose product MQPAGISLSFLLLVVLETSNFQSCVARDTITFYSLLPDDGTTIISAGKRFELGFFNPEDNINTGRYIGIWYYNLSPRTVVWIANRDEPLLYVPGYFAIVEDGNLKLLDEKGSSYFQTNLESSSPVNRTLKLLDSGNLALIDGTSGNILWQSFAEPTDTFLPGMKMDGGLKLVSWNNSGNPATGNFTFQQDQENGLPKIMKGKIAPHWKSDQSGSVELPYSVAFFLSNFSRSVNQATYKSSSAYPSTNPGSANTSLNYSDELESYANTRLLMNSSGEIQFYRREQDGWSLTWKEPHDACSVYNPCGDYGSCNLKSGGLNCDCLPGFKPVFPDFWNTGDFSGGCERKLAICNKTSKPDTFLNLKLMKVGKPDIPSAADSEDTCRQENCLSNCECQAYYYAGFDIRSRTHNAGSSCLIWTSVLTNLQEEYVDGGHNLSIRIPVSAIETTSSDCQTCGKNIVPYPLATGPNCGDPSYRSFTCDESTGQLFFSTSDNRYEVINVNKDDRRFVIQVNSLRAENCAARTSVGRVLQLNQSLPFSVTNWCFNESLTFSDRPSVQHEQGIQISWNPPLEPICSSPNACQDWPDSSCAATAIPDQKRCLCNSNYKWDNLALKCISEILANTNQSEGTWSKRENPSTSVNRVTVIIVTTVIAVVLLAGTLTCSFYRRIIAKRKVTEKSIPGNPMPYLDDSERQAAELVDEDDKIVDVPYFSLESILAATNNFSDTNKLGRGGFGPVYKGIFPGEKEIAVKRLSSHSGQGMEEFRNEVMLIAKLQHRNLVRLLGYCIKGPEKILLYEYMPNKSLDTFIFDEGRCIVLDWNMRFNIILGIARGLLYLHQDSRLRIIHRDLKTSNILLDEEMNPKISDFGLARIVQGKETEANTIKVVGTYGYMSPEYAIEGLFSVKSDVFSFGVIILEIVSGLEIVARKESIGFSRQEVTGIMQWN is encoded by the exons ATGCAACCAGCCGGCATCTCTCTGAGTTTCTTGTTACTTGTAGTACTGGAGACTAGTAACTTCCAATCATGTGTGGCAAGAGACACCATCACTTTTTACAGTTTATTGCCAGATGATGGCACAACTATTATATCCGCTGGGAAAAGATTTGAACTGGGCTTCTTCAATCCTGAAGATAACATTAATACTGGAAGATACATAGGCATATGGTATTACAACTTGAGTCCAAGAACAGTTGTATGGATTGCCAACAGAGATGAACCGTTACTATATGTACCTGGATACTTTGCCATAGTTGAAGATGGCAATCTTAAGCTGTTGGATGAGAAAGGAAGTTCATACTTCCAGACTAATCTTGAAAGCTCTAGCCCTGTTAACAGGACCCTGAAGCTTCTGGATTCGGGGAACTTGGCACTGATTGATGGGACATCAGGAAACATTCTATGGCAAAGCTTTGCTGAACCAACTGATACTTTTCTTCCTGGCATGAAGATGGATGGAGGTTTGAAGTTGGTTTCCTGGAATAATAGTGGCAATCCTGCAACTGGGAACTTCACATTTCAGCAAGATCAAGAAAATGGGCTGCCCAAGATCATGAAGGGAAAAATAGCCCCGCACTGGAAAAGTGATCAATCAGGTTCCGTTGAACTGCCTTACTCTGTGGCCTTCTTCTTATCGAATTTTAGCCGTAGTGTTAATCAGGCTACTTATAAATCTTCCAGTGCATATCCTTCAACAAATCCTGGTTCAGCAAATACTAGCTTAAACTATTCGGATGAACTAGAATCTTATGCAAATACTAGGTTGTTGATGAATTCCTCTGGAGAGATACAATTTTACCGTCGGGAACAGGATGGATGGTCATTGACGTGGAAGGAGCCCCATGATGCGTGTAGTGTCTATAACCCTTGTGGTGATTATGGTAGCTGTAATCTCAAAAGTGGGGGTTTGAATTGTGATTGTCTGCCAGGATTCAAGCCCGTCTTTCCTGATTTTTGGAATACGGGAGATTTTAGTGGCGGTTGTGAAAGGAAGTTGGCTATATGCAATAAGACCTCCAAACCAGACACATTCTTGAATTTGAAGTTGATGAAAGTGGGGAAACCGGACATCCCATCTGCTGCGGACAGCGAGGATACGTGCAGACAGGAGAACTGTCTCAGCAATTGTGAATGCCAGGCATACTATTATGCTGGATTTGACATTCGAAGTCGAACTCATAATGCTGGATCAAGTTGCTTGATTTGGACTTCTGTGCTTACTAATTTACAGGAGGAGTATGTTGATGGTGGCCACAATCTCTCAATTCGCATTCCAGTTTCTGCTATAG AAACAACAAGCAGTGATTGTCAGACTTGTGGTAAAAATATAGTACCGTATCCATTAGCCACCGGGCCTAACTGTGGCGATCCTTCATACAGAAGCTTCACCTGTGATGAATCCACAGGTCAACTTTTCTTCTCTACATCGGACAATAGATATGAAGTAATTAACGTAAATAAGGATGACAGGAGATTTGTTATCCAAGTTAATAGCCTAAGAGCTGAGAATTGTGCTGCCAGGACTTCAGTAGGCAGAGTTTTGCAGCTTAATCAGTCGTTGCCATTTAGCGTTACTAACTGGTGTTTTAACGAATCACTCACCTTCAGTGATCGCCCCTCTGTTCAACATGAACAAGGAATACAGATAAGTTGGAACCCGCCATTGGAACCAATCTGCAGTTCACCAAATGCGTGTCAGGATTGGCCAGATTCAAGCTGTGCTGCAACTGCAATACCTGATCAGAAAAGGTGTCTTTGCAATTCCAACTACAAATGGGATAACCTAGCCTTAAAGTGCATTTCAG AAATTCTGGCTAATACAAACCAGTCAGAAGGGACATGGTCAAAACGTGAAAATCCATCAACATCGGTGAATCGTGTCACTGTGATTATTGTTACCACAGTGATTGCTGTAGTTTTACTTGCTGGCACCTTAACCTGTTCCTTTTACAGGAGGATCAtagcaaaaagaaaag TGACTGAAAAAAGCATTCCAGGGAATCCCATGCCTTACTTGGACGACAGTGAAAGACAAGCTGCAGAATTGGTTGATGAAGATGATAAAATTGTTGATGTACCCTATTTCAGTCTGGAAAGCATACTAGCTGCTACAAATAACTTCTCAGACACAAATAAACTTGGAAGAGGAGGATTTGGCCCAGTTTACAAG GGAATCTTCCCTGGAGAAAAAGAAATTGCAGTAAAGAGGTTGTCAAGCCACTCTGGTCAAGGCATGGAGGAATTTCGAAATGAAGTTATGTTGATTGCTAAACTACAACATCGGAACTTAGTTAGACTCTTGGGCTACTGCATCAAGGGACCTGAAAAAATTCTTCTGTATGAATACATGCCAAATAAAAGCTTAGACACCTTTATATTTG ATGAAGGACGCTGCATCGTATTGGACTGGAACATGAGATTCAACATCATTCTGGGAATAGCACGGGGACTTCTTTATCTTCACCAGGATTCAAGGTTGAGGATTATTCACAGAGATTTGAAAACAAGCAACATTCTATTAGATGAAGAGATGAATCCCAAAATTTCGGATTTTGGCTTGGCAAGAATAGTTCAAGGCAAAGAAACAGAAGCAAATACAATAAAAGTAGTTGGAACCTA TGGCTATATGTCTCCAGAGTATGCAATAGAAGGTTTATTCTCAGTGAAGTCAGATGTATTTAGCTTTGGGGTAATTATACTTGAGATTGTTAGTG GCTTGGAGATTGTGGCAAGAAAGGAAAGCATTGGATTTAGTAGACAAGAAGTTACTGGAATCATGCAATGGAACTGA
- the LOC113687525 gene encoding uncharacterized protein has translation MLLVDPPSDIVSEPESVVTSADLFDRENQVNFVMDLLHQRVEQSQLSSTTCVVIDLEISDADPNFGIHEGNDGMEPTHLDLDLNLGFLGEPTSANVENSGFVAENFEGGDHFVTGLRVVDIGSESDSDINHDVEIDFSADDDDISEGDDDPSLRLCWDSFQIEDHREVNEDFEWEEVDEGVDEREVLSMFLDDDDMPAMAREESADVSRNLDWEVLLDVQNLEAIPENVTETAMGLRGGCAGKSKGAHGVHVNWSSGCKTGETG, from the exons ATGCTATTGGTTGATCCCCCCAGCGACATCGTGTCGGAGCCCGAATCGGTTGTCACCAGCGCTGATCTTTTCGACCGCGAGAATCAGGTGAATTTCGTTATGGACCTCCTGCACCAACGAGTTGAGCAGTCCCAATTGTCCTCCACAACCTGTGTGGTGATTGACCTGGAGATTTCCGATGCTGACCCGAATTTCGGGATTCATGAAGGAAACGACGGAATGGAGCCGACCCATTTGGATCTTGATCTGAATCTAGGGTTTCTCGGAGAGCCCACTTCGGCAAATGTGGAAAATTCAGGGTTCGTAGCTGAAAATTTTGAGGGTGGGGACCATTTTGTAACCGGGTTGCGAGTCGTGGATATCGGGTCGGAATCGGATTCTGATATAAACCATGACGTTGAGATTGATTTTAGTGCTGACGATGATGATATAAGTGAGGGTGATGATGATCCAAGCCTTAGGCTCTGTTGGGATTCTTTTCAGATTGAGGATCATAGAGAAGTTAATGAGGATTTTGAGTGGGAGGAAGTGGATGAAGGAGTTGATGAGAGAGAGGTTCTGAGCATGTTTCTGGATGATGATGACATGCCGGCGATGGCCCGGGAGGAGAGTGCAGATGTATCTAGGAATTTGGACTGGGAGGTTTTGTTAGATGTGCAGAATTTGGAAGCAATCCCCGAGAATGTGACAGAGACGGCCATGGGATTGCGTGGGGGTTGCGCAGGGAAGAGTAAGGGAG CACATGGcgttcatgtgaattggtcatCCGGTTGCAAAACCGGAGAAACTGGCTAA